In a genomic window of Roseiflexus castenholzii DSM 13941:
- the folE gene encoding GTP cyclohydrolase I FolE gives MTYHNGNNGHHDHALADVDEREYETLIIQGRGKLEGMSYHSDAAIEDAVRVILKQIGENPEREGLQKTPSRVAKMYAELTAGYHIDPDALINEAVFSVGYDEMVLVKNIEFSSLCEHHMLPFMGRVHVAYIPNGRVVGLSKIPRIVEMFARRLQVQERMTVQIADFINQRLEPLGVAVVAEGVHMCAVMRGVKKAGATMVTSAMRGVFRDDPKTRSEFMAHIERG, from the coding sequence ATGACATATCACAATGGCAACAATGGACACCACGACCATGCGCTCGCAGACGTGGACGAGCGCGAATACGAAACCCTGATCATCCAGGGACGCGGCAAACTTGAAGGAATGAGTTATCATTCCGACGCAGCGATTGAAGACGCCGTGCGAGTCATTCTGAAGCAGATCGGCGAAAATCCTGAACGTGAGGGGTTGCAGAAGACGCCGTCGCGCGTCGCCAAAATGTACGCGGAACTGACTGCCGGGTACCATATTGATCCCGACGCGCTGATCAACGAAGCGGTCTTCAGCGTCGGCTACGATGAAATGGTGCTGGTCAAGAATATCGAGTTCTCTAGTCTGTGCGAGCACCATATGCTTCCTTTTATGGGGCGGGTGCACGTCGCGTACATTCCCAACGGCAGAGTCGTGGGGTTGAGCAAGATTCCGCGCATTGTCGAGATGTTCGCGCGGCGCTTGCAGGTGCAGGAACGGATGACAGTACAGATCGCCGATTTTATCAATCAGCGGCTCGAACCACTGGGCGTGGCGGTCGTCGCCGAGGGCGTTCATATGTGTGCAGTGATGCGCGGTGTCAAGAAAGCCGGCGCCACCATGGTCACATCCGCGATGCGCGGGGTCTTCCGCGATGATCCGAAGACACGCAGTGAGTTCATGGCGCATATCGAGCGGGGATGA